CTTGTTGAAAAGTCAACCCAGCTTCCATTTCTGGTGAGAGAACGTGCGGCGTTTcggtcggcggcggcggcgccgaacAGATTGGGCCGCGAAGCGAGCGAGCGCAAAGTCGCACGCAAACTCGCTCGCCTGTCCTGGCTCACACGCGGCAGGAACGGCAAACGCCGGCAATCAttcaaattggaaaaaaagaaattgaaaacCGCGGTGAGATGAAGCTTGAGCGTTCTTGATCCAATCAGAGTGGATGAAAAGCAGCCACTGGAgcgagggggggagggaggggggcaggaaggaaggaaggaaggaaggaaggaaggaaggaaggaaggaaggaaggaaggaaggaaggaaggaaggaaggaaggaaggaaggaaggaaggaaggaaggaaggaaggaaggaaggaaggaaggaaggaaggaaggaaggaaggaaggatgatgTGGCTGGGCAAAATTGGCTTTCAGGAGGGACGAGTGGGAGAAACACGGCACGTGCGCAGCGTGCGTGGAAGGCCTCAACTCTCCGCTCAGATACTTCCAGACGTGTCTCAAGCTCCGAGGCCGCTTCGACCTCCACAAGTGAGCACACGCGTAAGGCGGACATAGCCTGCGTTACCACGACAACAGCTTTGAGCAaacgtgagtgtgtgcgtgtgtcacaGAGCCCTGGGGGACGCCGGGATCAAGCCATCCTGCGATCGACCTTACAAGGTAACGACCGACTCGACACGATACGTCAACACGTGAAGTGCAGAAGCATGTCCCGGTCGGTCggtcccggccggccggcaaaaGAGCAGCTCAATCCACAAATGCAATCAATGCTGCCTTTGTTGACTTGCGTGCAGCTGTCTGAGGTGCAGGACGTGCTGGCTCCTCTGCTCGGTCGCACGTATGAGATTCAGTGCATCAAAGACGACaaggtggctggctggctggctggctctttCTTCTCTCGTCAGACATTTGGTTGGTTTGTTTGCCATCTCCTCTCACCACTTCCATCTTATCTTTCAGGAGCGCGAGCTTTGGTTCCAGGTTAAGATCCGCCTGTCTCGCAACCTGACCGTCGGCTGCGAGCACGCCGCGGACGTGACGCCCATCTCTCAAGGTCACCCCTGCCCGGC
This genomic window from Syngnathus typhle isolate RoL2023-S1 ecotype Sweden linkage group LG6, RoL_Styp_1.0, whole genome shotgun sequence contains:
- the rnaset2l gene encoding ribonuclease T2-like encodes the protein MLRWLLPLLACVRIATLPQDEGTAYDGHPYHGAACAWTCAVFTMQWPAAFCQSLDNASLCTIPEHVDTWTIHGLWPMKVTQCCRCWPMFFSDVQELQDALEECWPSLLKSQPSFHFWRDEWEKHGTCAACVEGLNSPLRYFQTCLKLRGRFDLHKALGDAGIKPSCDRPYKLSEVQDVLAPLLGRTYEIQCIKDDKERELWFQVKIRLSRNLTVGCEHAADVTPISQGHPCPAQGTFYLLPIDWRRPSRPCD